From a region of the Calliphora vicina chromosome 4, idCalVici1.1, whole genome shotgun sequence genome:
- the Nmdar2 gene encoding glutamate receptor ionotropic, NMDA 2B, whose protein sequence is MMNNEQFGHSTASAQYFLQLAGYLGIPVISWNADNSGLERRASQSTLQLQLAPSIEHQSAAMLSILERYKWHQFSVVTSQIAGHDDFVQAVRERVAEMQDHFKFTILNSIVVTRTSDLMELVNSEARVMLLYATQSEAITILRAAEDLKLTGENYVWVVSQSVIEKKDAHPQFPVGMLGVHFDTSSAALMNEISNAIKIYGYGVEAYVSDPANHGKKLNTQSLSCEDEGRGRWDNGELFFKYLRNVSIDGDLNKPNIEFTADGDLKSAELKIMNLRPGANNKNLVWEEIGVWKSWETQKLDIRDIAWPGNSHAPPQGVPEKFHLKITFLEEAPYINLSPADPVSGKCLMDRGVLCRVAADHEMADIDVGQAHRNESFYQCCSGFCIDLLEKFAEELGFTYELVRVEDGKWGTLENGKWNGLIAELVNRKTDMVLTSLMINTEREAVVDFSEPFMETGIAIVVAKRTGIISPTAFLEPFDTASWMLVGIVAIQAATFMIFLFEWLSPSGYDMKLYLQNTNVTPYRFSLFRTYWLVWAVLFQAAVHVDSPRGFTSRFMTNVWALFAVVFLAIYTANLAAFMITREEFHEFSGLNDSRLVHPYSHKPSFKFGTIPYSHTDSTINKYYKEMHYYMRQYNKSSVADGVAAVLNGNLDSFIYDGTVLDYLVAQDEDCRLMTVGSWYAMTGYGLAFSRNSKYVQMFNKRLLEFRANGDLERLRRYWMTGTCRPGKQEHKSSDPLALEQFLSAFLLLMAGILLAALLLLLEHVYFKYIRKRIAKKDGGHCCALISLSMGKSLTFRGAVFEATEILKKHRCNDPICDTHLWKVKHELDMTRLRVRQLEKTMDKHGIKAPQLRLASSSDLLNHQHLKERPPLMGNLSLAASAQDLYRC, encoded by the exons ATGATGAATAATGAACAGTTTGGTCATAGCACTGCGTCGGCACAGTATTTTTTACAACTAGCTGGTTATTTGGGTATACCGGTGATATCGTGGAATGCGGATAATTCTGGTCTGGAGAGGCGAGCTTCACAATCAACACTTCAACTTCAGTTAGCTCCAAGTATAGAACATCAAAGTGCTGCTATGTTGAGCATATTAGAACGTTACAAATGGCACCAGTTTTCGGTAGTCACCTCCCAGATAGCCGGTCATGATGATTTTGTTCAAGCTGTAAGGGAGCGTGTAGCTGAAATGCAAGATCATTTTAAATTTACCATCCTCAATTCAATTGTTGTAACGCGTACTAGTGACTTGATGGAACTTGTTAATAGCGAGGCTAGAGTAATGCTCCTCTATGCCACGCAAAGTGAAGCAATCACTATTCTTAGAGCTGCTGAAGATCTGAAGTTAACTGGCGAAAACTATGTGTGGgttgtcagtcagtcagtaattGAAAAGAAGGATGCTCATCCCCAATTCCCAGTGGGAATGTTGGGAGTACATTTCGATACTAGCAGCGCAGCTTTGATGAATGAAATATCGAATGCCATTAAGATCTACGGCTACGGCGTGGAAGCCTATGTATCAGATCCAGCAAATCATGGAAAAAAGTTAAACACCCAATCACTGTCATGTGAAGATGAGGGCAGAGGACGCTGGGATAACGGAGAATT gtttttcaaatatttgcgaAATGTGTCGATAGACGGAGACTTGAACAAACCAAATATTGAGTTTACCGCCGATGGTGATCTAAAGTCTGccgaattaaaaattatgaatcttCGGCCTGGGGCCAACAATAAGAATTTAGTATGGGAGGAG ATCGGTGTGTGGAAGTCTTGGGAAACACAAAAGCTTGATATTCGGGATATAGCATGGCCTGGCAATTCACATGCTCCACCACAGGGTGTTCCggaaaaattccatttaaaaattacattccTCGAAGAAGCACCCTATATCAATCTGTCGCCTGCGGACCCAGTTAGTGGCAAATGTCTTATGGATCGAGGTGTCCTATGTCGAGTGGCAGCTGATCATGAGATGGCTGACATCGACGTGGGGCAGGCTCATCGCAACGAATCTTTCTACCAGTGCTGTAGTGGGTTTTGCATTGATCTTTTAGAGAAATTTGCCGAGGAGCTAGGGTTCACATATGAACTAGTACGGGTAGAAGATGGTAAATGGGGTACACTTGAGAATGGTAAATGGAATGGTTTAATTGCCGAATTGGTAAATCGTAAAACCGACATGGTATTGACCTCATTAATGATCAATACTGAACGTGAAGCTGTGGTGGATTTCAGCGAACCCTTCATGGAAACGGGCATCGCCATTGTTGTGGCTAAACGTACCGGCATTATATCGCCTACTGCGTTCCTAGAACCCTTCGACACTGCTTCGTGGATGTTGGTGGGCATTGTCGCTATACAAGCTGCCACTTTTATGATCTTCCTCTTCGAATGGCTTTCACCCAGTGGCTACGATATGAAACTCTATCTACAGAACACCAACGTTACACCTTACCGATTCTCCTTATTTCGCACATACTGGCTGGTGTGGGCAGTCCTGTTTCAGGCCGCCGTACACGTAGACTCCCCAAGAGGTTTCACATCCCGCTTCATGACCAATGTCTGGGCTCTTTTTGCTGTCGTCTTTCTTGCCATATACACTGCCAACTTGGCTGCCTTCATGATAACGAG GGAGGAATTTCATGAATTCAGCGGTTTAAATGACAGCCGTTTGGTTCACCCCTACTCGCACAAGCCATCCTTTAAATTTGGCACGATTCCTTACAGTCACACAGACTCCACAATCAATAAATACTACAAGGAAATGCATTACTATATGAGACA ATACAACAAATCAAGTGTGGCAGATGGCGTTGCGGCTGTTTTGAATGGTAACTTGGATTCGTTTATTTATGATGGCACTGTTTTGGATTATCTAGTGGCACAGGATGAAGATTGTCGTTTGATGACTGTTGGCAGTTGGTACGCCATGACAG GTTATGGTTTGGCTTTCAGCCGCAATTCAAAATACGTCCAAATGTTTAACAAACGTCTGCTAGAGTTTCGTGCCAACGGAGACTTAGAACGCTTGCGTCGCTACTGGATGACTGGTACATGTAGGCCGGGCAAACAAGAGCACAAGTCATCTGACCCCCTCGCCCTGGAACAATTCTTGTCagcatttttacttttaatggCTGGTATTTTATTAGCGGCATTATTACTTCTGCTCGAACATGTCTACTTCAAGTACATACGTAAACGTATTGCGAAAAAAGATGGTGGACATTGTTGTGCCCTCATCTCACTATCAATGGGTAAATCGTTAACGTTTCGCGGTGCGGTCTTTGAGGCCACCGAAATACTTAAAAAACATCGGTGCAACGATCCCATTTGCGACACGCACTTGTGGAAAGTCAAACACGAACTGGACATGACCCGTCTGAGAGTGCGGCAATTGGAGAAGACAATGGATAAACATGGTATTAAAGCTCCTCAATTAAG GCTTGCTTCATCGTCGGATTTATTAAATCATCAACATCTCAAGGAAAGACCGCCTCTAATGGGAAATTTGAGTTTAGCAGCCAGCGCACAAGATCTATACAGGTG TTGA